A window of the Chlorocebus sabaeus isolate Y175 chromosome 8, mChlSab1.0.hap1, whole genome shotgun sequence genome harbors these coding sequences:
- the PURG gene encoding purine-rich element-binding protein gamma isoform X1, which yields MERARRRGGGGGRGRGGKNVGGSGLSKSRLYPQAQHSHYPHYAASATPNQAGGAAEIQELASKRVDIQKKRFYLDVKQSSRGRFLKIAEVWIGRGRQDNIRKSKLTLSLSVAAELKDCLGDFIEHYAHLGLKGHRQEHGHSKEQGSRRRQKHSAPSPPVSVGSEEHPHSVLKTDYIERDNRKYYLDLKENQRGRFLRIRQTMMRGTGMIGYFGHSLGQEQTIVLPAQGMIEFRDALVQLIEDYGEGDIEERRGGDDDPLELPEGTSFRVDNKRFYFDVGSNKYGIFLKVSEVRPPYRNTITVPFKAWTRFGENFIKYEEEMRKICNSHKEKRMDGRKASGEEQECLD from the coding sequence ATGGAAAGAGCCAGGCGAAGgggaggcggcggcggccgcggccgCGGAGGCAAGAATGTAGGGGGCTCTGGCCTAAGCAAGAGTAGACTCTATCCCCAGGCCCAGCACTCCCACTACCCCCACTACGCGGCCTCAGCCACCCCTAATCAGGCCGGGGGCGCAGCCGAAATCCAGGAGCTGGCCTCCAAACGAGTGGACATCCAGAAAAAGAGGTTTTACCTAGACGTGAAGCAAAGCTCCCGGGGCCGCTTCCTAAAGATAGCCGAAGTCTGGATAGGGAGAGGCCGGCAGGACAACATCAGAAAGAGTAAACTGACCCTCTCCCTGTCTGTGGCAGCGGAGCTGAAGGACTGTCTAGGGGACTTCATCGAGCACTATGCCCACCTGGGCCTGAAAGGCCACCGGCAAGAGCATGGCCACAGCAAAGAGCAAGGCTCCAGGAGGAGACAGAAGCACTCGGCACCCTCCCCACCAGTCTCGGTGGGGTCCGAAGAGCATCCTCACAGTGTCCTGAAAACTGACTATATCGAGAGGGACAATAGGAAATATTACCTAGACCTAAAGGAAAATCAGCGGGGTCGCTTCCTACGGATTAGACAAACCATGATGCGGGGGACTGGCATGATAGGATATTTTGGCCACAGTTTGGGCCAAGAACAGACTATTGTCCTCCCAGCACAAGGAATGATTGAGTTTCGTGATGCCCTGGTTCAGCtgattgaagactatggcgaaggAGACATAGAAGAACGAAGAGGTGGAGACGATGACCCACTAGAACTCCCAGAGGGGACTTCTTTCAGAGTGGACAATAAAAGGTTCTACTTTGATGTGGGCTCTAATAAATATGGAATTTTCCTGAAGGTAAGTGAGGTGAGACCACCTTACCGTAATACTATTACTGTTCCATTCAAAGCTTGGACAAGGTTTGGGGAGAATTTTATCAAGTATGAAGAAGAGATGAGGAAAATTTGCAACAgccataaagaaaagagaatggatGGCAGAAAGGCCAGTGGTGAAGAACAAGAATGCCTCGACTAG